A genome region from Clostridium sp. JN-9 includes the following:
- a CDS encoding metalloregulator ArsR/SmtB family transcription factor gives MIENVKIISELLKVLSNENRLLIVCNLIESPMTVSELHKKINNLTQSALSQHLAMLKAHKVLDSEKNGLSITYYIKDDRVRNVMKVLKENYCDC, from the coding sequence GTGATAGAAAATGTAAAAATTATATCAGAATTATTAAAGGTTTTATCCAATGAAAATAGATTATTAATTGTCTGCAATTTGATTGAGTCTCCAATGACTGTAAGTGAGCTTCACAAAAAAATTAATAATCTTACACAATCAGCTTTATCTCAGCATTTAGCTATGCTTAAGGCACATAAGGTTTTAGATTCAGAAAAAAATGGACTTTCAATTACATATTATATAAAGGATGACAGAGTAAGAAATGTAATGAAAGTGCTTAAAGAAAATTATTGCGACTGCTAA